In a genomic window of Deinococcus aquiradiocola:
- a CDS encoding putative bifunctional diguanylate cyclase/phosphodiesterase: protein MHFPHQDVTEAAFNITAALIVVLNRTGHIVRFNAACERLTGHREADVIGQLLWPLVLDESEAQRARETYKAMSPHSPIGPYQNYWMTPHGERRYINWQTTHLFAEDGEIDLLVATGIDVTEERAVQLALKDSEHRFRVLFDQSGEGGVLIDPHDPVVPWRIVECNATFATMNGYAHHELIGQSIDLLHEDDLMAREGPALLEFIRECGDDAKGEGTHVHRDGHVFPVESASRLVVLGGKELVLGIDRDITARKRTETQLKALNERLTFDAHHDALTGLPNRILLTDCLTQELARRKRNDTQLAVMFVDLDDFKRVNDSLGHAAGDALLREVTERVKTTLRPSDTVARVGGDEFVILVPELSSLHHAGRIARRVQEAVMTPIFLAGMTVTVGCSIGITLCPQDGQEAGDLLRQADIAMYEIKKSGKNAVQFFTPSMNEAAQDRLRLESRLRTAIAGGDLTLHYQPQVDVLTGNLVGLEALARWTDQELGTVPPDQFIPVAEDTGLIVALGVWALDEACRQAAEWEVKVPIAVNVSPAQLIREEFPDVVRDTLARYGLPPRLLKLELTERLTIRDPVLAARQLGRLRDLGVRLSLDDFGAGQSVIASLMRLPLHELKLDRMLLANITEDPSSWGMMEALLSLAQSLDLPVVVEGVETSAQLNAMRAMGCGTVQGYLTGRPQHPASVFSLLSAGSPDEPNPS, encoded by the coding sequence ATGCACTTCCCTCACCAGGACGTCACTGAAGCGGCATTCAACATCACGGCCGCACTCATCGTCGTCCTCAACCGCACAGGCCACATCGTGCGATTCAACGCGGCCTGCGAACGACTGACCGGACACCGCGAGGCGGACGTGATCGGACAGTTGCTCTGGCCGCTCGTCCTCGACGAATCCGAAGCGCAAAGGGCACGGGAAACCTACAAAGCCATGTCCCCCCACTCACCGATCGGCCCTTACCAGAATTACTGGATGACGCCACACGGTGAACGCCGGTACATCAACTGGCAGACCACCCACCTGTTCGCCGAGGACGGCGAGATTGACCTGCTCGTCGCGACTGGCATCGACGTCACCGAAGAACGGGCCGTTCAACTCGCCCTGAAAGATAGTGAACATCGCTTCCGGGTGTTGTTCGACCAGTCCGGGGAAGGCGGCGTCCTCATCGACCCGCACGACCCGGTCGTCCCCTGGCGTATCGTCGAATGCAACGCCACGTTCGCCACCATGAACGGTTACGCGCACCATGAGCTGATTGGTCAGTCCATCGACCTCCTGCATGAAGATGACCTCATGGCACGCGAAGGCCCTGCACTGCTCGAATTCATTCGCGAATGCGGTGACGACGCCAAAGGCGAAGGAACGCACGTTCACCGCGACGGCCACGTGTTCCCAGTCGAAAGTGCGTCACGACTCGTCGTTCTGGGCGGGAAGGAACTCGTGCTCGGCATTGACCGGGACATCACGGCACGGAAACGCACGGAAACGCAACTGAAAGCCCTGAATGAACGCCTGACGTTCGACGCGCACCACGACGCCCTCACCGGTCTGCCGAACCGGATTCTGCTCACCGACTGCCTCACGCAGGAACTCGCGCGGAGGAAACGGAATGACACGCAGCTCGCTGTGATGTTCGTCGACCTGGACGATTTCAAGCGCGTGAACGACAGCCTCGGACACGCAGCCGGGGACGCGCTCCTGCGTGAAGTGACGGAACGCGTGAAAACCACGCTCCGGCCGAGTGACACTGTGGCACGCGTCGGTGGGGACGAGTTCGTGATCCTCGTGCCTGAACTGAGCAGCCTGCATCACGCGGGACGCATCGCGCGTCGCGTGCAGGAAGCCGTGATGACCCCCATCTTCCTGGCCGGGATGACCGTCACGGTCGGCTGCAGCATCGGGATCACCTTGTGCCCACAGGACGGCCAGGAGGCTGGTGACCTCCTCCGACAGGCGGATATCGCCATGTACGAGATCAAGAAGTCCGGGAAGAATGCCGTCCAGTTCTTCACGCCGTCCATGAATGAGGCCGCGCAGGACCGGTTGCGGCTTGAGTCGCGGTTACGCACCGCGATCGCCGGGGGGGACCTCACCCTGCACTACCAGCCTCAGGTGGATGTCCTGACGGGCAACCTCGTGGGCCTCGAAGCGCTCGCGCGCTGGACGGACCAGGAGTTGGGGACCGTGCCACCCGACCAGTTCATTCCCGTGGCGGAAGATACGGGCCTGATCGTCGCGCTTGGTGTATGGGCTCTGGATGAGGCGTGCCGTCAGGCGGCCGAGTGGGAGGTGAAAGTCCCGATCGCCGTGAATGTCTCCCCGGCGCAATTGATTCGCGAAGAGTTCCCGGACGTCGTCAGAGACACGCTCGCCAGGTACGGCCTCCCCCCCCGCCTGCTGAAGCTGGAGCTCACGGAGCGCCTCACGATCCGCGATCCGGTCCTGGCAGCCCGGCAGCTCGGTCGCCTGCGCGACCTGGGCGTTCGGCTGTCCCTGGACGATTTCGGTGCGGGGCAATCCGTCATCGCGTCGCTCATGCGGTTACCGCTGCATGAACTGAAACTCGACCGGATGCTGCTGGCGAACATCACGGAAGATCCCTCATCGTGGGGGATGATGGAGGCCCTCCTGTCTCTCGCGCAGAGCCTGGATCTTCCCGTGGTGGTTGAAGGGGTGGAGACAAGCGCACAACTGAATGCCATGCGTGCCATGGGGTGCGGCACTGTGCAGGGGTACCTGACGGGCAGACCACAGCACCCAGCGTCGGTCTTCAGCCTGTTGTCGGCCGGCAGCCCCGATGAACCCAACCCGTCGTGA